From Xanthomonas sp. 10-10:
CAGGCTTGCGTTTGTCGATACCGCCGGCGTGCCGGTGACGGCCGAATTCGACTTCCTGCAGACCGGCCATCAGCGCTGGGATATCGAAGTGGAAACCACCCAGGGCGTGCTCATGCTCAGCGAAGGCGGCGCCAAGCTGCATATCGACGGGCAGGCGCAGGCCGTGCCCGCGTCCAGCGAGTACGATGGCCTGTACCGGCGGTTTGTACAGCTGGTGCGTGCCGGCGAATCGGAGGTGGATGTCGCTCCGTTCGTGCATGTCGCCGATGCGTTCCTGCTCGGGGCACGCACGGTCACCGCTCCGTTCGCCTGGTAATCGATGGCACTATCCCGGCAGCCGGGATGACGAACAACACCGGCCATCGGACGGTGTTGTCTTGCCGCAATCGCGTGTCTGCACGGTTGCCGCAGCGCCATGGTGTTACACGTTCGTCGGCAGCCTGGCTGCCGACGATGCCGATCAACGGCTTTCCAGTGCCACGTCGTCTTGCTCGATGTTTTCGGCATTGCGCACATCCGTCGCCGGCATGCTTGGATTCGCCGGCCTGCGCAACGCTGGGGCGATCTGCGCGCGGAAGCGCCTGACCACCCACGTCTCATCGAGCAGGGCAAACGCGAAGAAGCCCAGCAAGGTGCCGGCGACCAGTGTGGGCGCATGCGTGAACGTGCCCGGCAACAACAGACTGAGCCACAGGAAGATGTTGGGCGAGGTCTGCAGCAGGTGAATGTCCGCCGCGATGCCGGCATCGATACGCTTGCCGGTCACGCTCTGGTGTGCGCGTAAGTACACGGCGCTGCCCACGCGGCAAGCCAGCAGCAGCGTGAACGGCAGCAGCAGCGCTCCCCAGGCCTGCCAACCGCCATGCGTCAACGCGTGGACGAGCGCGGTTCCTTCGGTGCGTAGCCCGACCAGCAAGGCCATCGGCACCATCGTCAATGCGCCCACCCAGCCCCAGTTGGTCGCGAGCTTGCCAGCCGCGATCGGGCGCGCCCGCCGCCACCCCTGTGCGGCCAGCGAGGGCAGCGCCAATGCAAGCAGCAGCACCACGAAGAACCGCTCCAACGCATGCGCGCTTCCCAGCAGCGCGCGGTGATCCACAAACAACGCCAGCAGGAGCAGCGGCAATAGCACCGACAAGACGAGTGTGTAGCGCGCTGCGAAGAAATAATCGCCGCCGCGCGCGAGCGACAAGGTCGGCACCGACAATGCCGGCGGCACGATCAGCAACAGGCCGATCACGTGGATCCATTCGTTCTGGAACTGTGTGAGCAACAGCATGGCGCAGAACGCGCGTGCCACGCTGATCACGCACAGCGCAATGTTTTCCGGCCCCTGGGTCAGGCGCAAGGCGCCGGCCTCGATGCGTACCGACAGGAAGAACGCATTGACTGCCAGCAATACGACGATGGCCGTGGTGCTGGCAATATGCGGCAAGCGCACGCCCGCGCACGCCAGCGCGAAGCCGCCTAGCGCGGCGATCAGCATCCATTGCAGGAGATGGATTTCGGTCTGCTCGCCCAGGTAGTTCATGCGCGAGGAACTGCGCGCCGTCATCTGCCTGAGCTCGTCCCACGACAGCGGCCGGGAATTGGGCAGCCGGAAGTCGATATAGTCGGCAGGTGGCAGGCCGGAGGCGATCAGCGCAAATACCTCGACGATGTATTTGTGCGCCACCACCAGTACCTGCTTGCCTTGCCGGTCCAGCGGCGCAAGCACGGTGTCGTAGTAATGCTTGCAGCGGGCGTACATGTCCATCCAGTGTTCGCCATCGGGTGGTGCGCCGTCGGCATCGTGGAAGCAGGCGTCGTAGAGGCGATGGCCGATCGACTTCTTGATCAGCGTTTTGTTCTTGCCGGCGAAGATGCCGAAATCGCGTTCCACCAATGCGGCGCTGGAGATCATCTGCGGTGTTGCGGTGACGCCTTCCAGGATGATGGCTGCGGTTGCCTGCGCCCGTTCGAGCGTGGACACGTGGACCTGATCGAAGTGCAGCCCGCGTTGGCGGACGTAGTCGGCTGCCTGACGCGCCTGGCGACGGCCCAGCGGAGTGAGCGGCGAATTCTGCGCGCCTGCAAAATAGTTCTGTTCGTTTGCGAGCGACTCGCCATGACGGACGAAGTACAAAGGCATCGGCTGTGCTCCGGTAATGCACCACTGGTCGGTGAGACCGACAGCGCCGCAACACGAGTTGCCGACACGGCGCCTGCGCAGCTGTCAGGCGAGCACCGATGGATGCGGTATGGGCCGCGGATCCGTCGGTGCCTCGCCCCGTCATCCCGCTGGACGGTTGCGCGCGACGTTGGGTCGATCATTGCTCAGGCGGCGATGCCATCGGCTCGCGGTCAGCCGGCTGCATGCCAGGAAAATGGACCCGCATGCAGCCGGTTGCCAGTAGGTCCGGCAAACCGAGCATTTCGTTGCGACGCGCGCGCTGTTTCTGTCGATCGATTCATTCGCGGGCCAAGAATGTATCGATCGCATCCGGGTGCATCATGTCCGCGCGTGATCGCATGCGCACCGTGTGGTTGCGTCAAGCGCGGCGATTTCGCCGCGCGCACACGCACGACGCCTGCGCACGCTACATGCGGCGCAGGCGTTGACTGATGCGGTCAACACGCGTGGCGATCACGCCGGTGTGGTGTTGGCGGCGTGCGTGCGAGATCCGGGCACTGCCTGGTGTGCAGGTGCGATTTACATTACCTGCTCATGCTGTCAGTGCCGATGGGGTGCATTGCTGCGCTCGGGATCAGCGCCGCCACATCCGCGTGCCACGTGCCGGCAGGGTGAACGTGTAAGAGCCGCTGGTGATGCGCACCACGTTGCCCGAGCCCAGCGCGTCCACGTAGTCTGCGTTCCAGTACAGCACACTGTTGTTCATTCCCACGGTGGTGGTGACCGGGTTGCCGCATTTGTTTATGCCCACGATGCCCAGGCTGCCGCGACGGAACAGGATGTGGCAGGAACTGGACGACAGCACCTGCATGTCGGTGCCCTGCACGCCGTTGTGGAAGCCGATCATGCGGCGCAGGTCGTCGCGCTGGTAGGCGTTGACCCAGCGGTTGTCGCCGCTCTCGTTATTGTCGGTATAGACCATCGGCATGCCGCCGTTTCGACCGATCAGATAGGCATAGGCCAGGGTTTCGTCGACCGGGTCGAGAATGGCGTAGCGGAAGCCGGCGTTGTTGGGGATGTCGTGCGTGATGGCGAAGGTCACCGCGCGATTGCCTGGCAACGCCTGCCCGGTACTGGCCGGGTCCACCAGCTGCTGCATGCTGGCACCCACGGCAAAGGCGTTGCGCACTGCGTTG
This genomic window contains:
- a CDS encoding histidine phosphatase family protein, which translates into the protein MPLYFVRHGESLANEQNYFAGAQNSPLTPLGRRQARQAADYVRQRGLHFDQVHVSTLERAQATAAIILEGVTATPQMISSAALVERDFGIFAGKNKTLIKKSIGHRLYDACFHDADGAPPDGEHWMDMYARCKHYYDTVLAPLDRQGKQVLVVAHKYIVEVFALIASGLPPADYIDFRLPNSRPLSWDELRQMTARSSSRMNYLGEQTEIHLLQWMLIAALGGFALACAGVRLPHIASTTAIVVLLAVNAFFLSVRIEAGALRLTQGPENIALCVISVARAFCAMLLLTQFQNEWIHVIGLLLIVPPALSVPTLSLARGGDYFFAARYTLVLSVLLPLLLLALFVDHRALLGSAHALERFFVVLLLALALPSLAAQGWRRARPIAAGKLATNWGWVGALTMVPMALLVGLRTEGTALVHALTHGGWQAWGALLLPFTLLLACRVGSAVYLRAHQSVTGKRIDAGIAADIHLLQTSPNIFLWLSLLLPGTFTHAPTLVAGTLLGFFAFALLDETWVVRRFRAQIAPALRRPANPSMPATDVRNAENIEQDDVALESR